The DNA window CTTCAATTGAGAATTTACAGTACTATTTCCATTGTAAGTTGCAATAATTTCAACAGGAAATTTATTTTTTAAATAGGCATATCTGTTGACATTTAGTTGCTGAATTTTTATATCTGTATAGGTTGTTGTATCTCCCAAAATAACAGGGAATATGGCTTGTTTGTAACGGTTGGTCATAAACTCATAATCATAACCATAGGTTTGATTACCATCTGTAATTAGCAATGTAGGAGACACCGAATTATTATAAACTTCAGATAGACGGTCTAACACTTCGGCAATGTTAGATTGTTTTTCATTAAAAGCTAAAGAGTCACTTTGAATTACAGACTTTCCGAAAGTGTAATATTCCAGATTAAAATTGTCTTTAAGTAGCTGATTTTGTTTTAATGTCTCTATTAAATCTGTTGTGTTTTGTGATTGATTGAGGTAGTTGATAGATTCTGAATTGTCTACTGCAATAATCAAATTTGGTTTTTCATCATAAAATGAAACGTTATCAAACTTAGGATTGATTAAAAGCATTAAAATAGAAAAGATACTAACAAACCTTAAGAATGCTAGAAACCAATAAATCTTGGTTGTCTTTTTTGATTTAAAAATATACTGAAAAAGCGCTAATACTAGCGCTAATATTCCAGATATAATGATATATGTTATTGTGTCTGTTTGCATTCATTTACCTTTCGACTGCGCTCAAGGTGACCTCTGTATTAAAATTCTAAGTTAGCATTCCACCATCAACGTTAAGTGTCTGGCCAGTAACATAAGCACTCATGTCGCTAGCTAAAAACACACATGCATTGGCAATGTCTTCAGGAGTTCCACCACGTTTTAACGGAATTGCATTACGCCATCCTTTTACAGTTTCTTCATCTAGTTTTGCTGTCATTTCTGTTTCAATAAAACCAGGAGCAATCACGTTACTTCTAATGTTTCTAGATCCTAATTCTAAAGCTACAGATTTTGAGAAACCAATAATTCCAGCTTTAGAAGCTGCATAATTTGTTTGACCAGCATTTCCTTTAACTCCAACTACAGAACTCATGTTAATGATAGAGCCTTTACGTTGTTTTAACATCGTACGTTGTACTGCTTTGGTCATATTAAAAACGGACTTTAAGTTCACTTCAATCACTTTATCAAAGTCTTCTTCTCCCATTCGCATTAATAAATTATCTTTAGTAATTCCTGCATTATTTACTAAAATATCAATACTACCAAATTCAGCTAAAACCTTTTCAGCAAGTTTTTGAGAGTCCTCAAAATTAGCGGCATTACTTTGATAACCTTTAGCTTTTATACCTAAAGCATTTAATTGGTTTTCTAATTCATTTGCTGCTTCTACCGAAGCGCTATATGTGAAAGCTACGTTTGCACCATGTTGAGCAAAAACTTCAGCGATTCCTTTTCCAATTCCACGGCTTGCGCCTGTTATGATTGCTGTTTTTCCTTCTAATAATTTCATGTATGATAGTGTTAATATAGTTGGTTTTCAAATATAGCAAATTGAAGTTGCATCAAATATAAAAACCTCAAAATTTATAATTTTATTATGAGGTATTGACGAAGATTTAATTCGATTATAAAATACTAATTATCTTATCTGTAATTTTGTGAATTCATGAATTTGTCTAAATCACATTTACAACGTTTATATCAAGGATTTTTGAATACGCCTTTATTGTGGAATTCTAATCCTGTATTGGGATTGAAACAACTTCAGTTTCAAAATTATGACACATTTTTGTTTAAGAGGTCTTTAGAAAAAAAATTGCGTCTAGGTTTGCTTGCAGAACAATTTGTATTCAATCAATTAGAGCAACTTGAGAATTGTAGGATTTTAGCTGAAAACTTACAGATTCAAAAAGAAAAACAAACGCTTGGTGAATTAGATGCATTAATTGAGTTCGATAAAGGTTCTATTCATCTTGAAATCGTCTACAAATTCTATTTATATGATGCAACCTTAGGCACTTCTGAAATAGAACAATGGATTGGTCCAAATAGAAACGATAGCTTAATTGAAAAAATCACGAAACTCAAAGATAAGCAGTTGCCACTACTCTATTCTTCTAACTGTGAGTCTGCTTTAAATGAGTTGGATTTAAATAATCAAAGCTTTCAACAAAACGTATTGTTTAAAGCACAACTGTTTACGCCATATCTGAAACCTGCTAATTTTAATCAATTAAATAACGCATGTGTTTGCGGATTTTATATGAACAAAGCACAACTAAATGATTTTAATACCTGTAAATTTCATATTCCACCAAAGTTAGATTGGTTTTTGAATACTGAGCATTCAGTAAATTGGTTAAACTTTGAATCCTTTAAAACTGAAGTTGAAGTGTTTTTAGAGCAATCTAAATCACCTTTAATTTGGATAAAAAAAACAGATGATACGTTATTAAAGAGTTTTTTAGTTTGGTGGTAATTATTTTAAATATTAGATAAGCAGAGTTGTATGTTTATCTTTGCTTTTAAAGCATAATATACTCTATGAAATTACAAGCATCTTTTTATATACTGACTTTTATTTGTCTATTAAATTGTAAAGATCAAGTGAGATTAAATCCGAATAATGGCATTACAATTTCTTCGGAAAAAAAAGTGACTTTAATTAAAGATTATTACGATTCTGGAGTTTTAAAAATGAAAGGACAGTATTCTGGAAACACGAAATCTGGTGAATGGATTCATTATTTTGATAACGCAAAACCATATAAAATTGAAAATTACAAAGATGGTTTGTTAGATGGTGTATGGAATGTTTTTCATTTAAATGGTGAAAAAAGAATGGTTGGTCAGCATAAAGACAATAAGAAAATTGGTGCTTGGAAACATTATTTGAATGATGGTACCCTTAAATATGAGCGTCACTATTCTGATAAAGGAAATAATGGAGAATGGAAAAGCTATTACGATTCTGGTGAAATAGCTAGTGTTGAGACTTATTTAGACGGCAAAGCTGAAGGTAAATGGATGGATTATTACAAAAACGGACAAGTGTATAGAGCTGGAGAAAAAGTTGATAATAAAGACCATGGAGATTGGAACGTTTATGACGATAATGGCAAGTTACTTCAAACCAAAACATATCATAAAGGCGTATTGATAAACACAGTGAGGCACTTCGAACAATAATATTGATTTTGGTTAATAACTCTCAATAAATCTCTTTCAATAAACACATACAATTTCCTATTTTGCAGTTCAGTTTAAATCAAAGTTGTTAGAATAAATGAAAGTCTGTATTGCCGAAAAACCTAGCGTTGCACGAGAAATTGCCCAAGTCCTTGGAGCCAATTCAAAACGTGATGGCTATTATGAAGGTAATGGCTATGCTGTGACTTACACGTTTGGTCATTTGTGCACGCTCATGGAACCAAATGATTACAAGCCATATTGGAAAAGTTGGGACTTAAACAATTTGCCAATGCTTCCAGAAAAGTTTAAAACGAAGGTCGTTGGGAATGCTGGAATTGAAAAGCAATTCAATATCGTAAAATCTTTATTTGACAAGGCTGATTTAGTCATTAACTGTGGTGATGCTGGACAAGAAGGAGAACTTATACAGCGTTGGGTTTTAGATCAAGCGAATTATAAAGGTAAAGTTCAGCGACTTTGGATTTCTTCGTTAACGACTGAAGCGATTAAAGAAGGTTTTGGTAACCTTAAAAATTCAAAAGATTATGACAACCTCTATTACGCAGGTTTTTCGCGTGCTATTGGAGATTGGTTATTAGGAATGAATGCGACACGTTTATTCACTGTAAAACATGGAGGTTACAAACAAGTGCTTTCAGTTGGTCGTGTGCAAACACCAACGTTGGCAATGGTTGTTAATCGTTTTAAGGATATTGAAAATTTCAAGCCGCAACCTTATTGGGAGTTACAAACCCTATATCGTGACACACTTTTTGCTTATGAAGAAGGTCGTTTCTTAAAAATGGAAGATGGCGAATTACTAGCTAATAAAGTAAAAGCATCGGAATTTGAAATTGTATCTACGACTAAAAAGAAAGGTAAAGAATATGCTCCAAAGCTGTTTGATTTAACAGGATTGCAAGTGTATTGTAATACGAAATTCGGATTTTCAGCAGATGAAACACTAAAGATTGTACAGAAATTATACGAACAAAAAGTGGTGACCTATCCCAGAGTTGATACCACGTTTTTACCAAATGATGTGTATCCGAAAGTCTCAGGAATACTTCAGAAACTGACTAACTATTCTCAGTTAACGCAACCATTATTAGGTAAGAAAATTAAAAAATCTGCAAAGGTTTTTAATGATAAAAAGGTAACCGATCACCACGCTATTATTCCTACAGGAATTCAGATTAATTTACAATACAACCAGCAGCAGGTTTATGATATTATTGTCAAACGTTTTATTGCTGTGTTTTATCCAGATTGTGATGTTTCAAATACAACAGTTATCGGAAAAGCAGATGATGTTAATTTTAAAACCACAGGAAAAGAGATTTTAAAAGACGGTTGGAAAGTTGTTTTTAAATTTGGAAAAGAGACCTCTTCAAATACATCTGAAAAAGACACACTTCCAAATTTTGAGAAAGGTGAGAAAGGTCCACATGAGCCTTCATTCCTTGAAAAACAAACGAAGCCACCAAATCAATTTACCGAAGCCTCTCTCCTACGTGCCATGGAAACTGCAGGCAAACAAGTTGATGATGACGAACTCCGAGATTTGATGAAAGAAAATGGTATTGGTCGACCATCAACACGTGCCAATATTATTGAAACCTTGTTCAAACGTCAGTATATAAAACGTAATAAAAAGCAATTAATTCCAACAGTTACAGGTGTTGCTTTGATAGATACTATTCAAAATGAATTATTAAAATCTGCAGAACTCACAGGTCTTTGGGAAAAGCAACTTAAGGATATTGAAAAAGGAGAATACAGTGCCAGTTTGTTCATTAAGAATATGAAAAAAATGGTAGACGAATTGGTGTACGAAGTTCGTAGTGAAACAAAACGTGCAAACATCTCTCAAGCTACTGTTGTTAAACAACGAGATTTAAAAGCTAAGCAAACTAAAAAAACAGGAATAAGCTCTGAATTCTGTCCGAAATGTAAAAAAGGAACTCTACTAAAAGGCAAATCGGCTTATGGTTGTAGTCAGTTTAAATCGGGTTGTGATTTTGTAATGCCTTTTAAAGTCTTCGGAAAAAAGATTTCAGAAAAGCAATGTATTCGTTTGCTACAAAAAGGATCAACAGTAAACCTTAAAGGGTTTTCTTCTGAAAGAGGAATTACTGAAGGATTAATTCGTTTTGATGACCTTTTTAAATTGGTATTAGAACCAAAAAAACAAGCAACTAAAGCTTCCGAAGCAAAACAAAATGACACTATTAAATGTCCGAAATGCACAAAAGGAAACGTCATTAAAGGCAAAACAGCTTATGGTTGTAGCGACTATAAATTGGGTTGTGATTTTAAAATGTCTTTTGATAGTATTCGATCAAAAGCTAAAGACAAACAACTGACTAAAGATTTGGTGCATGCCATTTTAAAAGGTGATTTCTAATATGGAGCATCGTCATTTCAAACTCTTCAAGCCGTATGGTTATTTAAGTCAGTTTCAAACCAATGCGAAGCACGAACGCAATAAGAAATTCTTAGGCGAATTATATGATTTTCCTGAAGGAATAATGGCAATTGGTCGATTAGATAAAGATTCTGAAGGCTTACTTCTACTCACAACAGATGGAAAAGTGAGTTATGAGATTACAAGTTCTAAAACAGATAAAGAATACTATGTTCAAGTAGATGGAGAAATTACAAATGATGCCATTTTACAATTAGAACAAGGTGTTGCTATTAGCTATCAAAGTGAAACCTATCTCACTAAACCATGTCAAGTATTTCAATTATATCAAAATCCTGATTTTCCAGAAAGAGCAAAGAAAATCCGTGATGAACGTCATGGAAAAACATCATGGATTTCTATTACCATTAATGAAGGCAAGTTTAGGCAAGTCCGTAAAATGACTGCACAAGTTGGATTTCCAACTTTGCGTTTGGTTCGTGTTCGGGTTGGTAAGGTTACTTTAGAAGGTTTACAAATGGGAGATGTTAAAGAGTTAAATGATATCACATAAAAAAAAGCCAATGATTAATCACTGGTTTTTCTTTTTATATTTTGGTAAAACTTATACGAGTTTCACACGAACCGCGTTCATACCACGATTTCCTTTTTCTAATTCGAATTGTACTTTGTCGTTTTCTTGAATTTCATCAATTAAACCACTAACGTGACAGAAATATTTTTCTTGATCTTCAGTATCTATAATGAATCCAAATCCTTTAGAATTATCAAAGAATGACACTTTCCCTTTTCGGATTGGATCATACTCTTCTTCGTCTCCTTCTTCTTTTTTAGGAATTCCAATCACAATATTTTTAGCCTTCACTTTAATCTTTTCAGATGGATCTGGTGGACTATCAGTGAGGTTTCCAAACTGATCTACATAAGCAAATGGTATGCTATCTGCACCTCCATTTTCTTCTTTTTCTAACTTACGCGCTTCCATCTTTTTACGTTTGTCTTCGCGCTTTTTTAAACGTTTTTTTTCTTTTTCACTTTTGTTGAAGGTCTGTTGCGACTTTGCCATTCTTTGTACTTTGGATATTTTAATTAATGTAGTGATAGTAACCACTAGAGGCTGTAAAGATAGCAGTAATTATTGACTTTTTAAAGCAATCTGGCGATTAGTTGTTTTTCTCGTCTTGTTCTTCTTGCTTCGTTTTTGGGAAGTCGTTACTTTTTATGACTAAAATTTTGGCTTTAACACCAGTGAGTAGATTCCATCTTTTTGAAGACACAAGAACTTCATTATCATCGTACACTAGAAATTCAGCTGTATTTGGTCCAGATTCTCCTTGGTTTAGAGCAATAAAAACAATTGTATTAATCCCTTCTTTTAAAGGTACATTAAAGGATTTATAATTTCCATTTAATACTAAACGAGGAATAAACACTTCATCGTTAACCACAACCTGAACTAAATCTCCATCAGGATATTCGTGATCTCTACAACGTATGTTAGCAAATTCTCCATTAATCCTAACATCGCCTAAAAACATATCAGACATGGTTTTTGGTATAATACCTTGTTCTTCAAGTTTTGCGTTATAACGTTTTTCAAAAATTTCTCCAGGATTTTTTAAATTACTATTATCAAACATAGAAAATTCTTGTTCTTGAGGTTTTAATTCTCTAATTTTTATAGGAATGCCACTAATGTTTTTATCAGTTTTGGTAATTTCAAGTTTTGAATTTGGCTTTATTTTAAATTGCGTTGGTGTAGAATCTTTTTCTTTAGTTTCCTTAGCAGGAATCTTAATAGATTTGTCATCACTATCTGGATTTGGTTGTCCACTGACAATAAATGTCAGGCCTAAAAAAAATAAGAATACTACTTTAAGTTTCATTTATGTAATAAGTTGATAGCAATTAAAAATCAAAAACCGTTCCTTAAATCAAAATAACGGCTTTCAGCCTATAAAATTTCAATATTAACAATTTATTGGTTGTTATATTTTTGTTAAGTCGCTAAGTACTTTTAAAACTTACCATTAAAACTTAATCTAAGTTTACGTGTGTATTCTTCTAATAGCCAATCTTTATAGTTTTTTGTGCTATTCATTATACAGTAACAATATTGCTTAATACGATAACAAATATCATCATGTAATAATTTAGCAAGTTCTCTAGCTTCAAATACATCTTCACTATTAGCAATTACTAAAACGGAATGCTGAGCAATAGAGTTTTCGATGGCTTTCATCGATTTCTGACCTTGACGCGTTACATTTTTATATTCTTCTTTAATGTCAAAAGTATCATTAGGATTCTTTTTAAAGCGTTTACGTAAAGAATCTGGCATTTCGTAAATAAAATCGCGCTCAATATCTTCATCATTTCTAAGATTCTCCAAATAATAATCAGGATTCTTAAAAATATGTTGCCAATCTACTGGCTGACTCCAAGGGCCAAAACGAATCACGTTGTTACCTAAATCAATAACTTTAAATTCTGATTTGGTCTTATGAATTCTAGATCCTCTACCAATCATCTGAAAATAAAGTGTCAGTGATCTTGTTGCTCTATTTAATATAATAGAATCTACAGATGGCTCATCAAAACCAGTTGTTAAGATACTAACTGAAGTTAAAATCCCATCAGGAGTGTTTTTAAACCATTTTAAAATGTCTTTTCTATCTTGCTTTGAAGACGTATTGTCTAAATGTCTAATGTTATAACCAGCACGTTTAAATGTATAATAGACTTCTTTAGACGTATTAATTCCATTATTAAATATTAAAGTTTTTTTACCTTTTGACAATTCTTCATAAGCAAATAGCAATTTACCTTGCATTGTCGCATTTGAATATAGTGCTTCAGAAGATTTTACAGTATAATCACCATTAATACCAATCTTTAGACTGTTAAGAGAGACATCGTAGTTGTAAACATCTGCTGTTGCTAAAAATCCGTTTTTAATTAAAGTAGAAATGTCATCACCAACAATGAGTTCCTTGTAATTGTCTTTCATTGGTAGCTTGATATTGCTACTTAATGGTGTAGCTGTGACTCCAAGAATATAACAATTATCGAAAAACTTGAATAATTTTCGGAATGAATTATAGTGTGCTTCATCAATAATGACTAAACCTATATCCTCTAATTTTAGTTTTTCATCATTAAGTCGGTTGTTTAGTGTTTCAACCATTGCTACAAAGCATTCGTATTGATCTTGATCTGGAAGCTCTTTTACTTTGCTATTAATAATTTTGTTATTAACGCCAAAGCCATCTAAGACTTTAGACGTTTGTTTACATAATTCAATACGATGTGTAAGAATAACAACTTTTTTCTTATGCTTTTTGATGTAACGTCTAACAATTTCTGAGAATATAACCGTTTTTCCTCCACCTGTTGGAAGTTGATATAAAAGGTTATAATTATCTGGAGCGTTTTCAAAAACATCAAAAATGCGATTGAGATCTGCAATTTGATAGTCGTATAGACTCTTTTTGACTATATTTTGATTTTCTACTTCTAAGGTTGAGGACATATAATTAATAGCTTCTGACAGAAAAATTTTCACAAAACTAACCATTTATAAGGTTATCAATGCATAATGTTAAAAACAAATGAAAAAAATACAGTTAAATTTCATTCAGAAGTGCTTCTATTCTCTTTAACATTCATATATCATCTTAAAATTTAGATGTAATAGTGTTAAAATATGTTAAATTACTACTTTGCAATGCATAGTACTGTAACATTTTTGTAACAATGTCGTCTATTAGGTATAATCATCAATTAAAAACAAAGAATCATGAGAACATTAAACAGCAATCAATTAACAAGTGCAAGAACAGAAACAAAAACGTTTACTTGGAATCAAAAAAGACGTTATAGATAATTTAAACTATAATAATTCATCAATCAAAATCAATCACTATGAAAGTATTAACTAGAATAATCGACACGTCGCATACGGTAAATGACGATTTAAACACCGTAAAGTAAAACACATTTGAGTTAGTTTTAAATTAGTAAGGCAATTAAGGGTTCATCTTCTTAGTTGCCTTTTTTTATTTATAACTATGGTATCATTATTGAGAGTTTTTAGTAAATCTTAAAAACCGATTCTTATGAAAAACTCAAGACATTCTATGCCACAAGTCAATGCTGGATCTATGGCTGACATTGCTTTTTTATTGCTTATTTTCTTTTTAGTTACTGCAATGATACCTAAAGATAAAGGCATAAATAGAAAATTGCCTGCTCCTTGTCCACCAGGAGAAATTTGTGATATAAAAATTAATAAACGTAATATGCTTGAAGTAAGAGTTAATTCTAATAATGAACTCTTTGTTGAGAATAAAGTTATTGTTATTGAAGAATTAAAAGCAATTGCAAAAGAATTTGTAGATAATAATGGTGACAAAACTTGTGACTATTGTCATGGTCTAAATTCTGAAAAATTTTCAGATAATCCTAAGGAAGCTGTTATTTCAATACAAAATGATAAACGAACATCTTATGCGTTTTATATTGAAATTCAAGATGAGCTTACTAAAGCGTATTACGAACTTCGATCAGATTATGCGAAAACAATTTATAACAAATCTGTAAACGAATTAACTAAATATGAGTTATCTGAAGTGAAAAAGGCTTACCCTTTTTTGTTATCTGAAGCAGAATTGAAGTAATTAGTGTTTTAACTTTTCAACTCTATAGCTTATATTAACTTTACTTCTGCCCCATTCTTTTGCTGCGTTAACGTCAGTTCCCATATAAATATCGATTTTGTTTGTCCAACGAGAATGCATTTTGTCCTTCACTAAATAGGTGCCTTCTAAGCCATCTACTTTCACTAATGTATTATGTTTTAAGCCTAATCTCAATAGATCTCTAGATACAGCAATGTAGCGAACTCCAGGCTTTAAACTATCTCCAAAAGCAGTTATATAAGGATTGTTGTTTGTTTGGGAAACTAAAGAATTGTAAGCTGTTGCAGTGACTTCAAGAGTTTTCCATTCAAATATATTAGGAGCTTCATTTTTACAATTAAAGAGTATTAACAAAAGAAGTATTAAAATGCATTTCCAACGTATAACTTTAAAAATCATGTTTAAAGATAAGTGTTTTTGTCAAGTTTTAATTTGTTGAGAAAAAAATCGATATTTATTTGCTTGATATTAATATTATTATTACATTAACCTCATAATCAGTAATTTAAATGCTATGAAAAAAATAGTCTATTTAATCACGTTTTTAGCACTTATTGTAGCTTGTTCTAATGAAAACTCTAACAGCGAAGGTCTTAATGCTAAGCAGAAATTAGAATTTTCTGCCAAGAATTTTGTTAATAGCACAATTGCTTATGACAATAAAGGCGAAATTACATTTGGTGTTACAAAAGATGAATTATACAATTCATTTAATGCTTATGCAACTAAATTTGAAATTGGTTCTCATGCAGAATCTTATTTAATAGAAGACATAGATGGTAAAAATTATATAAGATTTTATCACAAATCTAATAATGGGTTAGAACAAGTATCGACTATTGCTTTAATTAAAAATAAAAACAAAGACTCTTCTTTAATCACCTATAGATCAGGAAGAACAGTATGTACAACTATTGAGTGTGCGAATTGTTGTGGCTGTATACCAGATGGAGATTATTGTACTAAGTGTGAAATTGCTCATCTAGATTGTAAAAGAACAACAACTGGTGGTAGTGATCCTATTTCAGAATAATCGCTATAATTTATTGAATATTTTTAATCTAAATACTTAGAAATTGAAATTTGTTAATGGTTTGAAGTCGATGACACAGATACAAATCATTGTAGTTTTGAATAATTTATAAGTTCAATCACAATATTAATTACAGAAACGACAAGTAAAGCCATTAATATAGAATTAAGCAAAAAAGCTATTGTCTTTTGTTTAGACTTGGGTTCATTTTTAGTTTTTAAAGCAAAAACAAAACCTACAATAGTCATAAAAAACACAAGTAAAATAAGAATTCCGCTTGCGATAGAAAAGAAATTAATTCCGATGACTTCAGAGTTTGCAAGAGATTTTAAAATAATAAAAAGTAGAATCAGTGCAATACTCGTTATCGCAGATTTGATTGCTTTTTTTGTGTTTTGATTATTACTCATAATATATTATTAATAAGCTAACAGTTCTTTTAAGGAATCTTCAAAACGGCCTTTAGCCATGTATTGATCTTCTAACTGATTTATAAACGGAATTGGCGTTTCTAAACTTGCAACACGTTTTACAGGAGCATCTAAGTCTTCAAAACAGTGTTCCATTATTAATGCTGAAATATCACTAGCAATGCCACCAAAAAGAGAATCCTCTTGCAAAACGATTACTTTTCCCGTCTTACGAACAGAATTGTAAATAGTTTCTGTATCTAAAGGTTGAAGTGTTCTTAAATCAATTAAATCTGCGCTAATATCACTATTGTTAACTAAGGTTTCTAAAGCCCAATGAATTCCAGCTCCATAAGAAATTATGGTGATATCATTTCCTTCTTTTAAAAGTGCCGCTTTACCAAATGGGATGGTATAATAATCTATAGGAACATCTTGTCGAATACTTCTGTATAAGGCTTTATGCTCAAAAAACAATACAGGATTTGGATCATTTATAGCTGTTGCTAATAAGCCTTTTGCATCGTAAGGAAATGCTGGATAAACAACTTTTAAACCAGGCGTCTTGGTAAACCATGCTTCATTAGTTTGCGAGTGAAATGGTCCAGCTGCTACGCCTCCACCACAAGGCATTCTTAAAACAACATCAGCTTGTTGATTCCAGCGATAGTGAGATTTAGCTAAATAATTGACTACAGGATTAAACCCTGAAGTCACAAAATCTGCAAATTGCATTTCTACTACAGATTTTATACCAGCAATAGATAATCCCATTCCAGCTTCTACAATAGCTGATTCACAAATTGGAGTATTTCTAACACGTTCTTTACCAAACTCTTTCACGAAACCATCTGTGATTTTAAAAACGCCACCATATTCTGCAACATCTTGGCCCATAATTACAAGATCTTTATGTTGTTGCATCGATTGTTTTAACCCTTGAGAAATGGCATCAATTAACCGAAGTTCTTCTGTTTCTGAATTAGGATTAACCTCCTTGTATTCAAATGGTTTGTATATGTCATTTAATTCAGTGGTTAAATCAGCAACAATTGGTGCTTCATCGAAAGCAATTTGCAAGTTCTCATTAATTTCATGTACAAAGCCTTCTTTGATAGCAACGACTTGTTTTTCAGTTAAAATCTTTTCATCTTTTAAGTAAGCTTGAAAGTTTTCTAAAGGATCTTTTTTAGCCCACTCTTGCAGTAATGCTTTAGGAACATATTTAGTGCCACTCGCCTCTTCATGACCACGCATTCTAAACGTTTTAAATTCTACAAGAATTGGTCTTGGTCGTTTGCGAATGCTTTGTGCTAATTTTTTTATTTTAGAATAGACTTCAATGACATTATTTCCATCAAGTATAAAAGATTCCATACCATAACCTTTTCCTCGATCGGCAATATCTTTACATCTATATTGTTCATTGGTTGGTGTTGATAATCCGTAACCATTA is part of the Psychroserpens ponticola genome and encodes:
- a CDS encoding alpha-ketoacid dehydrogenase subunit alpha/beta, which translates into the protein MLTSTRSTITFDKKNVDDRTLLKLYKNMLKPRLIEEKMLILLRQGKISKWFSGIGQEAISVGVTMALDNEEYILPMHRNLGVFTSRNIPLHRLFSQWQGKANGFTKGRDRSFHFGTQEYNIVGMISHLGPQLGVADGIALASLLKNKKQVTAVFTGEGGTSEGDFHEALNVASVWQLPVLFCVENNGYGLSTPTNEQYRCKDIADRGKGYGMESFILDGNNVIEVYSKIKKLAQSIRKRPRPILVEFKTFRMRGHEEASGTKYVPKALLQEWAKKDPLENFQAYLKDEKILTEKQVVAIKEGFVHEINENLQIAFDEAPIVADLTTELNDIYKPFEYKEVNPNSETEELRLIDAISQGLKQSMQQHKDLVIMGQDVAEYGGVFKITDGFVKEFGKERVRNTPICESAIVEAGMGLSIAGIKSVVEMQFADFVTSGFNPVVNYLAKSHYRWNQQADVVLRMPCGGGVAAGPFHSQTNEAWFTKTPGLKVVYPAFPYDAKGLLATAINDPNPVLFFEHKALYRSIRQDVPIDYYTIPFGKAALLKEGNDITIISYGAGIHWALETLVNNSDISADLIDLRTLQPLDTETIYNSVRKTGKVIVLQEDSLFGGIASDISALIMEHCFEDLDAPVKRVASLETPIPFINQLEDQYMAKGRFEDSLKELLAY
- a CDS encoding 3D domain-containing protein, which gives rise to MIFKVIRWKCILILLLLILFNCKNEAPNIFEWKTLEVTATAYNSLVSQTNNNPYITAFGDSLKPGVRYIAVSRDLLRLGLKHNTLVKVDGLEGTYLVKDKMHSRWTNKIDIYMGTDVNAAKEWGRSKVNISYRVEKLKH